In Oceanithermus desulfurans, a single window of DNA contains:
- a CDS encoding NAD(P)H-binding protein, with product MHTLLGSGGPVARALLPQLQASGHALRLVSRNPQPYGEAETVAADLTDPEATDRAVRGSRVCYLTVGLPYRAAVWERDWPRVMENVIAACARHGARLVFFDNVYMYDPERMGRMTETTPVRPVSRKGRVRARIAEALLKAMERGEVEALIARSADFFGYGKPWSGVLNFLAFEPLSQGKKAIWFASAEQPHNFTYLPDAARALALLGASDDAYGEVWHLPSGEAHTGQAWVEAVARALGVEPRLQLVTRPMARLAGLFNPLVRESVEMIYQYDRPYVFDSSKIAERFGLEPTPAGAALAEVARQDYGVGG from the coding sequence ATGCACACCCTTCTAGGTTCCGGCGGGCCGGTGGCCCGCGCCCTGCTGCCCCAGCTGCAAGCCAGCGGCCACGCGCTGCGGCTCGTAAGCCGAAACCCCCAGCCGTACGGCGAGGCCGAAACGGTGGCCGCCGACCTGACCGATCCCGAGGCGACCGACCGCGCCGTCCGGGGCAGCCGGGTCTGCTACCTGACCGTGGGCCTCCCCTACCGCGCCGCGGTGTGGGAACGCGACTGGCCGCGGGTCATGGAGAACGTGATCGCCGCCTGCGCCCGCCACGGCGCCCGCCTGGTCTTCTTCGATAACGTCTACATGTACGACCCCGAGCGGATGGGGCGGATGACCGAGACCACCCCCGTACGGCCGGTAAGCCGCAAGGGGCGGGTGCGGGCGCGCATCGCCGAGGCGCTGCTCAAGGCCATGGAGCGCGGCGAGGTCGAGGCCCTGATCGCGCGCAGCGCCGACTTCTTCGGCTACGGCAAGCCCTGGAGCGGGGTGCTCAACTTCCTCGCCTTCGAGCCCCTGAGCCAGGGGAAGAAGGCGATCTGGTTCGCTTCGGCCGAACAGCCCCACAACTTCACCTACCTGCCCGACGCCGCCCGCGCGCTGGCGCTCTTGGGCGCGAGCGACGACGCCTACGGCGAGGTCTGGCACCTGCCCAGCGGCGAGGCGCACACGGGGCAGGCGTGGGTGGAAGCGGTCGCCCGGGCCCTGGGGGTCGAGCCGCGGCTGCAGCTCGTCACGCGGCCGATGGCGCGGCTGGCGGGGCTGTTCAACCCCCTGGTGCGTGAAAGCGTGGAGATGATCTACCAGTACGACCGCCCCTACGTCTTCGACAGCTCCAAGATTGCCGAGCGCTTCGGGCTCGAGCCCACCCCCGCCGGTGCCGCCCTGGCCGAGGTGGCGCGGCAGGACTACGGGGTCGGCGGCTGA
- a CDS encoding radical SAM protein gives MRVSSSHPAYLELLATGELARRVERALDELSPCRVCPRGCAVDRRADRIGVCRIGRRARVASAFPHFGEEEVLRGRRGSGTVFFAGCNLRCVFCQNWEISQKAAGEELSAAELANVFLWLERQGVHNFNWVTPEHVVPQALEALLIAAEKGLRLPVVYNTSAYDAAVSLELLDGVVDLYLPDFKLWTPELARRYLGAADYPEAARAALRTMQRQVADLQVGPDGLARRGLLVRHLVMPGLLEETKAILKFLAEEISRDVYLNLMDQYHPAYRVGGERYPELNRRLTSSEYREAIAYARRLGLWRFAR, from the coding sequence ATGAGGGTATCTTCCAGCCATCCGGCCTACCTCGAGCTGCTGGCCACGGGCGAGCTCGCCCGCCGCGTGGAGCGGGCGCTGGACGAGCTAAGCCCCTGCCGCGTCTGTCCGCGGGGCTGCGCGGTGGACCGGCGGGCGGACCGGATCGGCGTCTGCCGCATCGGCCGCCGCGCGCGCGTGGCCAGCGCCTTTCCCCACTTCGGGGAAGAAGAGGTGCTGCGGGGCCGGCGCGGCTCGGGTACGGTCTTCTTCGCCGGCTGCAACCTGCGCTGCGTCTTCTGCCAGAACTGGGAGATTAGCCAGAAGGCGGCGGGCGAGGAGCTGAGCGCCGCGGAGCTCGCGAACGTCTTCCTCTGGCTCGAGCGCCAGGGCGTCCACAACTTCAACTGGGTCACGCCCGAGCACGTCGTCCCCCAGGCGCTGGAGGCGTTGCTCATCGCCGCAGAGAAGGGCCTCAGGCTTCCGGTCGTCTACAACACCTCGGCCTACGACGCCGCCGTAAGCCTCGAGCTCCTGGACGGCGTCGTGGACCTCTACCTGCCCGACTTCAAGCTCTGGACACCCGAACTCGCCCGCCGCTACCTCGGCGCGGCGGACTACCCGGAGGCCGCCCGCGCGGCGCTGCGGACGATGCAGCGCCAGGTGGCCGACCTGCAGGTCGGCCCCGACGGCCTGGCCCGCAGGGGGCTGCTGGTGCGCCACCTGGTGATGCCCGGCCTGCTCGAAGAAACCAAGGCGATCCTAAAGTTCCTGGCCGAGGAGATCTCGCGGGACGTCTACCTCAACCTGATGGACCAGTACCACCCGGCCTACCGGGTCGGCGGGGAGCGCTACCCGGAGCTGAACCGTCGCCTGACCTCGTCGGAATACCGCGAAGCGATCGCCTACGCGCGTCGGCTCGGGCTCTGGCGCTTCGCCCGTTAA
- the rplU gene encoding 50S ribosomal protein L21, translated as MYAIIKTGGKQYRAEEGAILRVEKLDAQPGEKVEFDVLMVGGDKVKVGDPTVKGAKVVAEVLRTERGKKITVAKFKAKTNYRRKKGHRQWFTELRVEKIRLRAARKKKAEEEKAEE; from the coding sequence ATGTACGCGATCATCAAGACCGGTGGCAAACAGTACCGCGCCGAAGAGGGCGCGATCCTGCGCGTCGAAAAGCTGGACGCCCAGCCGGGCGAGAAGGTGGAGTTCGACGTGCTGATGGTCGGCGGTGACAAGGTCAAGGTGGGCGACCCCACCGTCAAGGGCGCGAAGGTCGTGGCCGAGGTGCTGCGCACCGAGCGCGGCAAGAAGATCACCGTCGCCAAGTTCAAGGCCAAGACCAACTACCGCCGCAAGAAGGGCCACCGCCAGTGGTTCACCGAGCTGCGGGTCGAGAAGATCCGCCTGCGGGCGGCGCGCAAGAAGAAGGCCGAGGAAGAGAAGGCCGAGGAGTAG